CGACCTCGTCGATGAGGGCGGACTCGGCGGCGGCCGAGCCGCCGAGCGGGTGGCCGCTGGCCAGGCGGTGCAGGGCCTCCTCCTGGCGCACGGTGCCGACGCGGCACGGGACGCACTGGCCGCACGACTCGTCACGGAAGAAGGCGGCGATGCGCAGGACGATATCCTGAAGCCCGACGGTGTCGTCGAACAGCATCACGACGCCCGAGCCGAGGGTGGCGCCGATGGCGCGCGTCCCCTCGAAGGTGAGCGGGACCTCGATCTCGGCGGGGGTGACGAAGACGCCGGCGGCGCCGCCGAGCAGCACGGCCTGGAGCCGGCTGCCGCCGCGCACGCCTCCCGCCAGGTCGATGAGCTCCTTCAGCGTCGTCCCGAACGGGACCTCGTAGAGACCGGGGCGCGCGGCGTGGCCTGAGACGCAGAACAGCTTCGGGCCGGTGGACTGGCCGGAGCCGATGGCTGCGAACGCCGGGCCCCCGTCGAGGACGATGTCGAGGACGTTGACCAGGGTCTCGACGTTGTTGATGGCGGTCGGCTTGCCGAACAGGCCGACCTGGACCGGGAACGGCGGCTTGTTGCGCGGCTCGCCGCGGTGCCCCTCGATCGAGTTGAACAGCGCCGTCTCCTCGCCGCAGATGTAGGCGCCGGCGCCGCGGCGGATCTCGATGTCGAAGCGCAGCCCCTCACCGAGGATGTCGTCCCCGAGGAAGCCGCGGTTGCGGGCCTTCTCGACGGCGCTCTGCAGGCGCTCGATCGCCAGCGGGTACTCGCCGCGTATGTAGATGTAGCCGCGCTCGCAGGCTGTGGCGTGCGCCGCGATGGTCATCGCCTCGACGAGCGCGAACGGGTCCTCCTCCATCAGGAGGCGATCCTTGAAGGTGCCGGGCTCCGACTCGTCGGCGTTGCAGACCAGGTAGTGCGGGCGCACCGGCTGGCGGGCCACCGCCTCCCACTTGCGCCCGGTCGGGAAGGCGGCGCCGCCGCGGCCGACCAGCTTCGAGTCGAGGACTTCGCGGATGATCCCCTCGGGGCCCAGGGCGACGGCCCGGCGCAGCGCGGCGTAGCCGCCGTGGGCGCGATAATCGTCGAGGCTTTCCGGGTCGGCCACGCCGACGCGTCGCAGCAGGCGCAGGCCCGTGGCGCGCGGGGCCAGCGTCTGGGGCGCCGGGACGACGCTGGCGCGGGCGGCGGCGCCGCTCGCGCGCCCGGACGTTTTCCTCTTCAGCGGGCCGGCCTCGATGCCGGTCATCACGGTCGCGAGCGCCGCCGGGGCCAGCGACCAGTCGCCGCGCCCCTCCCCCGCCGCCTGGAACATCACCGCGGGGGCGCGCTCGCACTGGCCGAGGCAGGGGCTCTTCAGCCACATCGCGGGGGCCCCCTTCTTCGCCTCGCCGGCCGGCCCGAGTTTCTTCTCGAGGTCGCGGCAGAGGTCCAGCGCACCGCTGATGCGGCAGGCGATGTCGTCGCAGACGTGCACGACCGTCTTCGGGCGGGGCTCGAGCGCCAGCATGGCGTAGAACGTGGCGACGCCGTACGCCTCGGCAGGGGGGACGGTCAGGCGACGGCAGATGTAGTTGAGGGAGCCCTCGGTGATGAAGCCGATGCGCCCCTGCACGCCGTGCAGCGCCGGCAGCAGGAGGTCGCGACGGCGCGCGGCCTCGAGGCCGCCGTGCGCCACCTGTCCGTCGGCGCCCGCGCGGCGCGGCCCACCGTCCCAGCCGGACCGGGGCGGGCCCAGGACGGCGTCGACGGCCAGGCGCTCCTCGGGCGTCGGGACGGCGCCGGGGATGAGGTGGAGGTCCATCGGCGCAGATTATCGCCGGACCGCGGCCCGTGTCCAGCCCGGGTTCCCGTCGGGCCCGTTCACCGGCAGCCGATCGGCGGCCGAGTCAGCTCTCCGACCTGGTCATCTCGATGAGCGTCGCGACGGTGCGCCAGTTGCGGGCGGTCGCGGGGACGCCGAGCAGCCGCTCGGCACGCGCCGCCAGCTTCGACTTTCCGAACCCGTCGGGCGTGTGAAGGTAGAAGTACCTCCCCTTCAGGGCGAACCGCTCCGTCGTCCGCAGGCGGTCGAGCCCGGCCGTATCCGGCTTGTCAGGCGGCGCCGCGAGGAAGAAGACGTGGACGCTCCTATGATTCGCGGCCGCTTCCGGGAAGGGGTTGCCGGCCGCCGCCTTCTCGAGGTCGTCACGCGTGAGCGCCAGGACGTGCGGCGCGAAGCCGTGACTCCGTTCCACGGCTTTCGACAGGCGACGCTCCACGCTTCGTGGATCGGATGGCGGGCTCTGGAAGACGACGTTACCGCTCTGGATGTAGGTCCGGACCTCCCGGCAGCCGCTCTTCTCCAGCAGCGTCTTCAGCGATTTCATGGGCAGCGGATTGTTCCCCAGGACGTTGATGCCCCGGAACAGCGCGATCCACGTCGTCACCGGTCCCGTGCGAGAGCGAGGCGGACGACGGCCTGGCCCTTTTGTCACGGGAGTCAGCGCGCCGCGGCCGCGGCCGATCTCTTCCGGGCGCCCGCCCGGCCGCCGTTCAGCCGCTCGATCCGGATCGCCGTGGCCTTGAACTCGGCGGTGCCGGACTTGGGGTCGGTGGCGTCGATGGTCAGGAGGTTCGTCGCGACGTCGTCCTGGAAGTGCAGCGTCATGAAGGCGAGGCCGGGGCGGAGGCCTTGGTCCAGGCGCACCGGCGCCTCGACGGCGCCGCGGCGCGACACGACGCGCACGCGCTCCCCCTCCGTCAGGCGGAGGCGCTCGAGATCCTCGGGGGCCAGGTCGAGCGACTCGCCGCGGCGCAGGGGCGAGGCGTAGCCGGCGGTCTGGACGCCGGTGTTGAACGAGTCGAGACGCCGTCCGGTGGTCAGGCGGATCGGGAAGTCCTTCGTCAGCTCGTCCACCGGCGGCTCGAACTCGACCGGGCTGAAGGGGGCCGGCGGCCCCTCGATCGGTTCGTTCCACAGGCGGGCGTGCAGGAACGGGCTGCCGGGGTGACTCTCGTCCGGGCAGGGCCAGGGGATGCCGCCCAGCTCCTCGAGGCGGCGGTAGGTCATCCCCTTGTGCCAGGACGACAGGCTCCGCAGCTCGTCCCAGACCTGCCTGGCGGTGGGGCGGCCCCAGTCGCGGCCGAGGCGGCGCGCCAGCTCGCACAGAATCTCGATGTCGTCGCGCGCCCCCTGGGGCGGGTCGAGCGCCTTGCGCACGCGCTGCACGCGGCGCTCGCTGCTCGTCACGGTCCCTTCCGACTCGCACCACGACGCCGCGGCCGGCAGGACGACGTGGGCGAATTCGGACGTCTTCGTCAGGAAGAGGTCCTGCATCACGACGTGGTCGAGCTTGCCGAGCAGGTGCATGGCGCGGGCGCAGTCGGCCTCGGACTGGGCCGGGTTCTCGCCGATGACGTACAGCGCCCTGAGATCGCCGTGCTCCATCGCCTCGAACATCTGGCTCAGGTGCCAGCCGCGTTTCGGCGGGATGGCGGCGCCGCCCCAGGCGCGCTCGAACTTGGCGCGCGACGCGGCGTCCTCGACGTCCTGGCCGCCCGGGAGCTTGTTCGGGATCGCCCCCATGTCGCCGCCCCCCTGCACGTTGTTCTGGCCGCGCAGCGGGTTCAGCCCCGAGCCGTAGCGCCCGACGTGGCCGGTCAAAAGGGCCAGGTTGATGATCGCCAGGACGTTGTCGACCGCGTTGTGGTGCTCGGTGATCCCGAGCGTCCAGCAGATCTCGGCGCGGTCGGCGCGGGCGTAGGCGTGCGCCAGCTCGCGGATCGCCTCGGCCGGGACGCCGGTGATCTTCGCGGCGCGCTCGAGCGTGTACGTCTCGACCGATTTCCGGTACGCCTCGAAGCCGGTCGTCGCCCGGGCGATGAAGGCGCGGTTCTCGAGCCCTTCCGCGAGAATCTCGCGCCCCATGGCGTTGGCCAGGGCGATGTCCGAGCCGACGTCGATGCCGAGCCAGACGTCGGACCACTCCGCCGACCCGGTGCGGCGCGGATCGATGGTGTACAGGCGGGCGCCGTTGCGCACCCCTTTCAGGACGTGGTGGAAGAAGATCGGGTGCGTCTCGCGGGCGTTCGATCCCCACAGGACGATGAGGTCGGTCTCCTCGATCTCCCTGTAGGACGACGTCCCGCCCCCGGCGCCGAAGACCGTCGTCAGACCGACGACGGATGGCGCGTGTCAGGTGCGGTTGCAGCTGTCGACGTTGTTGCTGCCGAGGACCGAGCGGGCGAACTTCTGCGCCAGGTAGTTGACCTCGTTGGTCGCCTTCGAGCAGGAGAACAGCCCGAAGGAGCGGGGCCCGTGCGCGTCGACCGCGGCGCGGAAACCGGAGGCGGCGCGATCGAGCGCCTCGTCCCAGGTCGCCTTGCGCAGCACGCCGTGGTCGCGCACCATCGGCTCGGTCAGCCGGACGTAACCACCCTTCATCGCGGCTCCTGCTGGTGAAGCGTGAAACGCTGAGCCTTCAACCGTTTGAGAATACCGCCGTTGGCCCACGTCTGTCTACACTTCGGGGCCAGTCTGGCGGCGCGCCGTGCCACGCGGTACATTTCCTCCTATGGACGCCCTCTTCGACGCCGGGCGGACGGCATCCGCCCAGATCCTGGCCGTGGAGCTGGACCGGGCCCCGATTTCGTATCTGGAAGGGGCCCTGGTCAACCCCCTTCTCGACCCTGGCCTGGTCCTGCTGATTCTCCAGAAGAACCGCGGCATCACGGGCCCCTTGATCTCCCGCATCGGGCGCAACCGCGTCTGGCTCAAGCCTTACGAGGTCAAGGCCGCCATCGTGCTGCATCCGAAAACACCGCGCCCGCTGGCGATGGGGCTGATCCAGTTCCTCTGGTGGCGCGACCTGGCGCGCGTCGCGGACCAGGCGACGCTCGCGGCACCTTTGCGCCGGGCGGCCGAGCGTCTGCTGGAGATCCGGATGCAGGAGCTGGCCCTGGGGGAGAAGGTGGCGCTGGCGCGCATCGCCACGCGCGGCGTTATCGGCGCCCTGCGGCGGACCAGCGACCCGATGGTCATGCGCGCCCTGCTGCAGAACCCGCGTCTCCTGGAAGAGGACGCGCTGGCGATCGCCTCCGGCAAGACGACGGCCCCCGGTGTCCTGCAGGCGCTGGCGGAGGATCCCCGGCTGTCCGTGCGCCCGGCCCTGCAGAAGGCTCTCGTCCAGAATCCCGCGACTCCTCCCGCCGCCGCGCTGCACCTCCTCCAGCGACTGTCCACTCAGTCGCTCCGCGAGCTGGCGCACGCGCCGCACCTCCCGACGCTGGTCAAAGTGGCGGCCCTGCGGACCCTCGAAGCACGGACCCACCCGGATCGAGCCGGCGATCGGTCGTCCGATTCCAGTTAAGTAACTGATATCGCATCACTTGGGGTCGTTTGACAAACCGGTAACCCGTCCTTATTATTAGCCTTCGGTCGAAGTCATGACGGCCCAAGCACTTGGAACGCGGCGGGCGCGGTGTCGATGGCGAGTTTCGGCGAGACCCTGAAGCGTGAGCGCGAGCTGCGCGAGATCTCCCTGCGCCAGATCGCGGAAGCCACCAAGATCAGCATCCGTTACCTCGAGGCCCTGGAAGAGAACCGGTTCGACGTGCTTCCCGGAGGCCTGTTCAACAAGGGGTTTATCAGGGCGTACTCCAGATTCATCGGCATCGACGGCGAGGCGATGGTGAACTCCTACCTGCAGGAGGTCGGCCCGCGGACCGCGGGGCCCGCCGGGTCGCGTCCCGATGACAGTCAGGGGCCGATGCACCGGCCGGCCGGGGTGCCGCAGAAGCGGGCCGGGGCCAGGCCTGCGGACTCGTCCTCGTCGCAGCGCCTCGCGCTGCCGGCCATCAGGTTCGCTCCGACGAGTCCCGCTCCGGCCGTCGCCCCTGCCGCCACGGCCCCTCCATCCGCGGCGGCTCCGGCCGGCGAGGTCAGGGCCGACCGTGCCCCGGCGGCGGCGCCCCACTCGACGCCCGCCGACCCGGTGCGCGCGGCCTTGCAGGCGATCGCGGCCGATCGGACCGAGAAGCGGGCGGAGCGCACCGGGCAGCGATCGTCGCGCGCCTTGTTCTGGATTCTGTCGCTGGTCGCGGCGGCCGGCGTCCTGTTCCTGCTCATGAGCGTCCTCAGGCCGGCGCCCCCCGCGGCCTCCCGGCCGGCCGAGAGCCCCGCGACGGAAAGCGGCGGCCCGGTCGACCCCTCCCAGGGGCCCGAGCCCGCGCCCCAGGAAGGGGCGGAGGCGCGGCCCGATGGATCGTCCGCCCTTCTGCCCGAGATGTCCCAGCCGTCGCACATCACGCTCGGTGCGCTGACCACGGTTCCCCCGGCCGTCACACCGCCGCCGGGCAAATCATCGACGGCGGCGCCCCTTTCGCCCGGGGCGCGTCCGGAGCCGACGCCGCGCTCCGAGCGCGCCACCCTCTCCCCGCCCCCGACCTTCGCGCCTTCCGGCCCCGGGGAGCGCGGCGCTGCCGTGGGCCCGGAAAGCGGGCCTTCGGACGCCGGACCGATGCGGGTGGAGATCCAGGCGAGCGACCGGGCCTTCGTCCAGCTCGTGTGCGACGGGCGCGAGGTGCTCAACCGGGTCATGGAGGCGGGCGAGACGGAGGACGCTCGCTGCGACGCCGTCGTCCGGGTCAGCGCCACAGACGCGGGGGCCGTGCGCGTCATCGTCAACGGCTCTTCCTGCCTGCCCCTCGGCGATCCCGGCTCGAAGGTTTACGGCTACACGATCCGTGTCGACGATTTCGCGCGCATCTGTCCCCGGGGGGAGCGAGGATCCCGTGGCCGCCGCTGAGCCCCAGGGGGACGCTGTCCGGGCACGCCATCCCCTGGTCGAAAAGATTCTCTCCGGCACCGCCCCCGAAGCGATCCGCATGATCGCCGCGCGCGGGGCCCTGCCGCTGCCGCTCCAGGACCTGGTGTACGCGCAGATCTGCCTGCTGCACGACGAACTGCCCCAGGTCGTCCAGGCGGCGACCGAGAGTCTCGCGAAGCTCGCCGGCGAAGCGCTCCTCCCGATCCTGCGCGATCCCGGCTGCGAGGCGGTGCTGGTCGATCATTTCGTCCGCTCCGGGCGGCTCTCGGGAGACGCCCTCGAGGCGGCGATCGCGCACCCGGCAATCATGGACGCGACGCTCGAGTCGGCGGCCACGACCGGCACGGCCGAGACGCTGAACCTGATCGTCACGAACGAGGTGCGGATCATCAAGACCCCGCACCTCCTCGAGATCCTGCGCGCCAACCCGAACCTGTCCTCCGACAACCGCCGCCGCCTGCAGGAGCTCGAGCGCGACTTCATCGGCAAGGAGCAGCTGCGCGTGCGTCCCTCGCCCGTCCCGGCGGCCGGGCCGCTTGCTGAGGCCCTGCCGGAGGGGGCCGCGGCCGGGGAGGCGCCGGCGGCCGGAGAGGAGCCCCCCGCCGACGACGCGGCCGCGCCGGTGATGACGGAGGAGGAGGAGGCACGGTTCGAAGAGGAGCTGAAGAAGACCCCCGTTTTCCAGAAGATCATGAAGATGAACGTCGCCG
This sequence is a window from Candidatus Polarisedimenticolia bacterium. Protein-coding genes within it:
- a CDS encoding RodZ domain-containing protein gives rise to the protein MASFGETLKRERELREISLRQIAEATKISIRYLEALEENRFDVLPGGLFNKGFIRAYSRFIGIDGEAMVNSYLQEVGPRTAGPAGSRPDDSQGPMHRPAGVPQKRAGARPADSSSSQRLALPAIRFAPTSPAPAVAPAATAPPSAAAPAGEVRADRAPAAAPHSTPADPVRAALQAIAADRTEKRAERTGQRSSRALFWILSLVAAAGVLFLLMSVLRPAPPAASRPAESPATESGGPVDPSQGPEPAPQEGAEARPDGSSALLPEMSQPSHITLGALTTVPPAVTPPPGKSSTAAPLSPGARPEPTPRSERATLSPPPTFAPSGPGERGAAVGPESGPSDAGPMRVEIQASDRAFVQLVCDGREVLNRVMEAGETEDARCDAVVRVSATDAGAVRVIVNGSSCLPLGDPGSKVYGYTIRVDDFARICPRGERGSRGRR
- a CDS encoding DUF1697 domain-containing protein, producing the protein MTTWIALFRGINVLGNNPLPMKSLKTLLEKSGCREVRTYIQSGNVVFQSPPSDPRSVERRLSKAVERSHGFAPHVLALTRDDLEKAAAGNPFPEAAANHRSVHVFFLAAPPDKPDTAGLDRLRTTERFALKGRYFYLHTPDGFGKSKLAARAERLLGVPATARNWRTVATLIEMTRSES
- a CDS encoding molybdopterin-dependent oxidoreductase; the protein is MKGGYVRLTEPMVRDHGVLRKATWDEALDRAASGFRAAVDAHGPRSFGLFSCSKATNEVNYLAQKFARSVLGSNNVDSCNRTUHAPSVVGLTTVFGAGGGTSSYREIEETDLIVLWGSNARETHPIFFHHVLKGVRNGARLYTIDPRRTGSAEWSDVWLGIDVGSDIALANAMGREILAEGLENRAFIARATTGFEAYRKSVETYTLERAAKITGVPAEAIRELAHAYARADRAEICWTLGITEHHNAVDNVLAIINLALLTGHVGRYGSGLNPLRGQNNVQGGGDMGAIPNKLPGGQDVEDAASRAKFERAWGGAAIPPKRGWHLSQMFEAMEHGDLRALYVIGENPAQSEADCARAMHLLGKLDHVVMQDLFLTKTSEFAHVVLPAAASWCESEGTVTSSERRVQRVRKALDPPQGARDDIEILCELARRLGRDWGRPTARQVWDELRSLSSWHKGMTYRRLEELGGIPWPCPDESHPGSPFLHARLWNEPIEGPPAPFSPVEFEPPVDELTKDFPIRLTTGRRLDSFNTGVQTAGYASPLRRGESLDLAPEDLERLRLTEGERVRVVSRRGAVEAPVRLDQGLRPGLAFMTLHFQDDVATNLLTIDATDPKSGTAEFKATAIRIERLNGGRAGARKRSAAAAAR
- a CDS encoding NAD(P)H-dependent oxidoreductase subunit E, with translation MDLHLIPGAVPTPEERLAVDAVLGPPRSGWDGGPRRAGADGQVAHGGLEAARRRDLLLPALHGVQGRIGFITEGSLNYICRRLTVPPAEAYGVATFYAMLALEPRPKTVVHVCDDIACRISGALDLCRDLEKKLGPAGEAKKGAPAMWLKSPCLGQCERAPAVMFQAAGEGRGDWSLAPAALATVMTGIEAGPLKRKTSGRASGAAARASVVPAPQTLAPRATGLRLLRRVGVADPESLDDYRAHGGYAALRRAVALGPEGIIREVLDSKLVGRGGAAFPTGRKWEAVARQPVRPHYLVCNADESEPGTFKDRLLMEEDPFALVEAMTIAAHATACERGYIYIRGEYPLAIERLQSAVEKARNRGFLGDDILGEGLRFDIEIRRGAGAYICGEETALFNSIEGHRGEPRNKPPFPVQVGLFGKPTAINNVETLVNVLDIVLDGGPAFAAIGSGQSTGPKLFCVSGHAARPGLYEVPFGTTLKELIDLAGGVRGGSRLQAVLLGGAAGVFVTPAEIEVPLTFEGTRAIGATLGSGVVMLFDDTVGLQDIVLRIAAFFRDESCGQCVPCRVGTVRQEEALHRLASGHPLGGSAAAESALIDEVAQAMRDASICGLGQTAASVVQSAIKKLGVFGGNGKGRA